Proteins from a genomic interval of Sugiyamaella lignohabitans strain CBS 10342 chromosome C, complete sequence:
- a CDS encoding putative spidroin-1-like produces the protein MRSTSYSLVALSLAAVNAAPMPQVPGGGAAAGLGGLVAGLDPVTGDLSNTVGLLEPVVDSLGPALEHLGGDLGAPGLSRRQLPSVPSLPSVPSVPGGGAAAGLGGLVAGLAPVTGDLSNTVGLLEPVVDSLGPALEHLGGDLGAPGLSRRQLPSVPSLPSVPSLPSVPGGGAAAGLGGLVAGLAPVTGDLSNTVGLLEPVVDSLGPALEDLGADLGDASSGLSARQLPSVPSLPSVPGGGAAAGLGGLVAGLAPVTGDLSNTVGLLAPVVDSLGPALEDLGADLGDASSGLSARQLPSVPSLPSVPGGGAAAGLGGLVAGLDPVTGDLSNTVGLLAPVVDSLGPALEDLGADLGDASSGLSARQLPSVPSLPSVPGGGAAAGLGGLVAGLAPVTGDLSNTVGLLAPVVDSLGPAVEHLGGDLGAPGLSR, from the coding sequence ATGCGTTCTACTTCTTACAGTTTAGTTGCCCTTTCTCTTGCAGCTGTTAACGCTGCTCCTATGCCCCAAGTCCCCggcggtggtgctgccgctggTCTTGGTGGTCTCGTTGCTGGTCTTGATCCCGTCACTGGTGACTTGTCCAACACTGTCGGTCTCCTTGAGCCTGTTGTTGACAGTCTCGGTCCTGCTCTTGAGCACCTCGGTGGTGACCTTGGTGCTCCTGGTTTGAGCCGTCGTCAATTGCCCTCTGTTCCTTCTCTCCCCTCCGTTCCCTCCGTTcccggtggtggtgccgcTGCCGGTCTTGGTGGTCTCGTTGCTGGTCTCGCTCCCGTCACTGGTGACTTGTCCAACACTGTCGGTCTTCTCGAGCCCGTTGTCGACAGTCTCGGTCCTGCTCTTGAGCACCTCGGCGGTGACCTTGGTGCTCCTGGTTTGAGCCGTCGTCAATTGCCCTCTGTTCCTTCTCTCCCCTCCGTTCCCTCTCTTCCCTCCGTTcccggtggtggtgccgcTGCCGGTCTTGGTGGCCTTGTTGCTGGCCTCGCTCCCGTCACTGGTGACTTGTCCAACACTGTCGGTCTCCTTGAGCCCGTTGTCGACAGTCTCGGTCCTGCTCTTGAGGACCTCGGTGCTGACCTTGGTGACGCCTCTTCTGGTTTGAGTGCTCGTCAATTGCCCTCTGTTCCTTCTCTCCCCTCCGTTcccggtggtggtgccgcTGCCGGTCTTGGTGgccttgttgctggtctcGCTCCCGTCACTGGTGACTTGTCCAACACTGTTGGTCTTCTCGCTCCCGTTGTCGACAGTCTCGGTCCCGCTCTTGAGGACCTCGGTGCTGACCTTGGTGACGCCTCTTCTGGTTTGAGTGCTCGCCAATTGCCCTCTGTTCCTTCTCTCCCCTCCGTTcccggtggtggtgccgctgctggtcttggtggccttgttgctggtctcGATCCCGTTACTGGTGACTTGTCGAACACTGTCGGTCTTCTCGCTCCCGTTGTCGACAGCCTCGGTCCTGCTCTTGAGGACCTCGGTGCTGACCTTGGTGACGCCTCTTCTGGTTTGAGTGCTCGTCAATTGCCCTCTGTTCCTTCTCTCCCCTCCGTTcccggtggtggtgccgcTGCCGGTCTTGGTGgccttgttgctggtctcGCTCCCGTCACTGGTGACTTGTCCAACACTGTTGGTCTTCTCGCTCCCGTTGTCGACAGTCTCGGTCCTGCTGTCGAGCACCTCGGCGGTGACCTTGGTGCCCCTGGTTTGAGCCGTTAA
- the MPM1 gene encoding Mpm1p (Mitochondrial intermembrane space hypothetical protein; GO_component: GO:0019898 - extrinsic component of membrane [Evidence IDA] [PMID 11791739]; GO_component: GO:0016020 - membrane [Evidence IEA]; GO_component: GO:0005758 - mitochondrial intermembrane space [Evidence IDA] [PMID 22984289]; GO_component: GO:0005758 - mitochondrial intermembrane space [Evidence IDA] [PMID 22993211]; GO_component: GO:0031966 - mitochondrial membrane [Evidence IEA]; GO_component: GO:0005739 - mitochondrion [Evidence IEA]; GO_component: GO:0005739 - mitochondrion [Evidence IDA] [PMID 11791739]; GO_component: GO:0005739 - mitochondrion [Evidence IDA] [PMID 14576278]; GO_component: GO:0005739 - mitochondrion [Evidence IDA] [PMID 16823961]; GO_component: GO:0005739 - mitochondrion [Evidence IDA] [PMID 9874242]; GO_function: GO:0003674 - molecular_function [Evidence ND]; GO_process: GO:0008150 - biological_process [Evidence ND]) — MTKDDDNRPGVNSEKDDTAKAWSELSGTLDEVWDLTDRTFGRLTNLASVYGDKVQGALDDNWRNWLDADMIWRSSWKNDGSEGGNGSDDGENNESWHRRFHRVRDCRKDSKMWGYPVPSQRQYDKCIENNGTSVWSRDGVWRCLFPESNANPMAIANAKDVAASASASSGSSLENHQWFTDYSVYLDWRRAMRKAEAAKRESEWNRIKERKEKLFSFPSDSDIESSARSTSISSGNSSGNNGSTAVSATSSAAKQITESEAEDQGKNVISKSIVVESVWRDGKLQTRQVVKKWYDDNTVSVKETTNSNANSNSNPALTSGTSEDGLNHHSNDSKGGWFWK, encoded by the coding sequence ATGACGAAAGACGACGACAAcagaccaggcgtgaactCTGAGAAAGACGACACTGCTAAAGCTTGGTCAGAATTATCAGGAACTTTAGACGAAGTGTGGGACTTGACAGATCGCACTTTTGGCAGACTCACGAATTTGGCGTCTGTTTACGGAGATAAAGTACAAGGAGCTCTGGACGACAATTGGCGAAACTGGCTTGACGCAGATATGATTTGGAGATCTTCTTGGAAAAACGACGGTTCCGAAGGTGGTAACGGTTCGGACGACGGTGAGAATAACGAATCCTGGCATAGGAGGTTTCACCGTGTTCGCGATTGTCGAAAGGACTCGAAGATGTGGGGATACCCCGTGCCTTCACAACGTCAATACGATAAATGTATTGAGAATAATGGCACGTCTGTATGGTCGCGAGATGGCGTTTGGAGATGTCTGTTCCCCGAATCCAATGCTAATCCGATGGCAATTGCTAATGCTAAAGACGTAGCAGCATCTgcatctgcttcttcaggcaGTTCGTTAGAGAACCACCAGTGGTTCACTGATTACAGTGTTTATCTCGATTGGCGACGGGCTATGCGCAAAGCAGAGGCTGCTAAACGTGAATCTGAATGGAACAGAAttaaagaaagaaaagaaaaactcTTCTCGTTCCCATCCGACTCGGATATCGAGTCTTCAGCCCGGTCTACCAGCATCAGTAGCGGCAACAGCAGTGGAAACAATGGGTCGACTGCAGTGAGCGCAACCTCGTCAGCTGCTAAACAGATAACCGAGTCCGAGGCTGAAGACCAGGGCAAGAATGTGATATCGAAGTCGATTGTGGTGGAATCGGTGTGGCGCGACGGCAAGCTCCAGACGAGACAGGTCGTGAAAAAGTGGTACGACGACAACACCGTCAGCGTCAAAGAGACCACTAACAGCAATGCCAACTCCAATTCCAACCCCGCCCTCACTTCTGGCACCTCGGAAGACGGTCTCAACCACCATTCAAACGACTCCAAAGGCggctggttctggaagTAA
- a CDS encoding ser/thr/tyr protein kinase RAD53, with amino-acid sequence MNHNIGTGRFLLKPLQDINLSKNGIDFIGSLLTVDAQHRPNATVCLKLPWMMETEESFNSGESVLEELPITPARQAPAPPRPLPPIPPSAAQLAADSPVRSTVRPAAVTPGKVSGLPAPESPAVDPGPADLQSSYNEELPISSLQIRSSVEPEIPDNTDSNDKSEQEKALKDYESLEAEYNSLPALAECDSDSDSQEIKEHVEAQLSQRSNKYGDSSMQVESSFDSGIHLRNGLASSPGHKVLPFQQPGVRDFDSIGNADQPPPGAYMRLDTLPNSIPFRDIYVTRPVFTLGRVPDNDVQVEERRVSKRHCEIIRVPHSGSGVKQEIWLVDRSSNGCFLNGELIGAGKKALIESGDTICLFIDMDRDNKRKSIFHTHKHICSSDSLTYYAGHITLGFSANILDADDEGYLKRCQLIQEGGQPVTAAEPAVLATPSEDSDSSPIRKQLHSYTDAPNNNNATDTRPNLSRLPSKKRAFGVSISCFAGATRVWGGAPAAGGSTTSH; translated from the coding sequence ATGAATCATAACATCGGCACTGGCAGGTTCTTATTAAAGCCATTACAGGATATAAACTTGAGTAAAAACGGCATTGATTTTATTGGCAGTTTGCTAACAGTGGATGCTCAACACAGACCAAACGCCACTGTTTGTTTGAAACTGCCATGGATGATGGAAACCGAAGAGTCGTTCAATAGCGGGGAGTCTGTTCTAGAAGAATTACCAATAACACCAGCCCGCCAGGCACCCGCACCTCCACGACCATTGCCACCAATTCCTCCATCCGCAGCACagcttgctgctgattctcCAGTAAGATCGACTGTAAGACCAGCTGCTGTGACTCCTGGTAAAGTATCAGGgcttccagcaccagaatcACCAGCTGTGGATCCAGGTCCTGCTGATCTCCAATCGTCATACAATGAAGAGCTTCCTATTTCCAGTCTTCAAATCAGATCCTCAGTTGAACCTGAAATTCCAGATAACACTGACAGTAATGACAAGTCTGAACAGGAAAAGGCTCTTAAAGATTACGAATCGTTAGAAGCAGAGTACAACAGTCTACCAGCCCTTGCTGAATGCGACTCAGACTCGGATTCGCAGGAAATCAAAGAGCATGTCGAGGCACAGTTGTCACAACGGTCCAACAAATACGGCGATTCGTCGATGCAAGTTGAATCCTCGTTCGACTCTGGCATTCATCTTCGCAACGGACTGGCTTCTTCACCTGGTCACAAAGTATTGCCGTTCCAACAACCCGGAGTACGCGACTTTGACAGTATTGGCAATGCCGACCAACCTCCTCCAGGAGCATACATGCGTCTTGACACTCTACCGAACAGTATTCCATTTCGCGATATCTATGTCACACGACCCGTATTCACATTGGGTAGAGTTCCAGACAATGACGTACAAGTTGAAGAGAGACGAGTTTCTAAACGGCACTGTGAAATCATCCGAGTTCCACATTCGGGTTCAGGGGTCAAGCAAGAGATTTGGCTTGTGGACCGGTCATCCAACGGCTGCTTTCTCAACGGCGAACTTATTGGAGCGGGGAAAAAAGCGCTCATCGAGTCTGGCGATACTATCTGTCTCTTCATAGACATGGATCGCGACAACAAACGTAAGTCTATTTTTCACACCCACAAGCACATCTGTAGCTCAGATTCACTAACATACTACGCAGGTCACATCACGCTTGGATTCAGTGCGAATATCCTCGATGCCGACGACGAAGGGTACCTTAAAAGATGCCAGCTGATCCAAGAGGGCGGCCAGCCCGTAACGGCTGCCGAACCGGCAGTCCTTGCCACGCCAAGTGAAGACAGCGATTCCAGTCCCATCCGCAAACAGCTCCATTCATACACCGACGCGCCCAACAATAACAACGCCACCGACACCCGGCCCAATCTGTCACGACTCCCGTCCAAAAAGCGGGCTTTTGGCGTAAGtatctcctgcttcgcaggagcaaccagggtctggggcggagccccagccgccggaggcagtaccACCAGCCACTAA